A region of Piscinibacter gummiphilus DNA encodes the following proteins:
- a CDS encoding RDD family protein, whose product MNADEELEYVGFWARLGAVLIDTLLLLVIVIPVLHGFYGWAYWDPARTGWVAGPADLLVTWVFPAIATVLFWLFRAATPGKMAIGARVVDARTGQPPSFNQSVLRYLGYFVSTIPFALGLIWVGIDARKQGWHDKIAGTVVVRPKHRGVEPVRFEDTDGN is encoded by the coding sequence ATGAACGCGGACGAGGAACTCGAGTACGTCGGGTTCTGGGCCCGCTTGGGCGCGGTGCTGATCGACACCCTGCTGCTGCTGGTGATCGTGATCCCGGTGCTCCACGGGTTCTATGGCTGGGCCTACTGGGACCCCGCCCGCACGGGCTGGGTCGCCGGTCCCGCCGACCTGCTCGTGACCTGGGTGTTCCCGGCCATCGCGACGGTGCTCTTCTGGCTGTTCCGCGCAGCCACGCCGGGCAAGATGGCCATCGGCGCACGCGTGGTGGACGCCCGCACGGGGCAGCCGCCGTCGTTCAACCAGTCGGTGCTGCGTTACCTCGGGTACTTCGTGTCGACGATCCCGTTCGCCCTGGGGCTGATCTGGGTGGGCATCGACGCACGCAAGCAGGGCTGGCACGACAAGATCGCCGGCACGGTGGTCGTGCGCCCGAAGCACCGCGGCGTGGAGCCGGTGCGGTTCGAGGACACGGACGGCAACTGA
- a CDS encoding ABC transporter substrate-binding protein, with translation MSHTLNRRGLLAGAAALAGARFATPALAQPAPILIGQSLPLSGPVAPALAPIVQGQNLALEQLNRKGGITGRPVQLVQLDDAYDPRRTVENVHTLIERDKVVALTGLASTPGVAAVLPLIAERKVPLFGVYTGSHLLRLAPNPYFYTTTATYVDEVNECVRHLLTLKRERIAVVWQNNEFGKLMLPLAEKAIKDQGGALVASVPVAVDASDALAAAAAVNAKQPQAVLMLSIAGPTVVGYVKAQRAMGAAPIYTISTALGALPALGDEARGVAVTQIVPYWRQTDPLARDYMAETQRAKQTPSYGHYGAYLMFRMLFEGLRRAGPVVTPQTVNRGIEGIRQMKVATGDISFSPTNHHPGRFVEMTIVGPRGVFIR, from the coding sequence ATGAGCCACACCTTGAACCGGCGCGGCCTGCTGGCCGGCGCCGCCGCGCTCGCGGGCGCGCGATTCGCCACACCCGCCCTCGCCCAGCCCGCGCCCATCCTGATCGGCCAGAGCCTTCCGCTGTCGGGGCCCGTCGCGCCCGCCCTCGCCCCCATCGTGCAGGGCCAGAACCTCGCGCTGGAGCAACTCAACCGCAAGGGGGGCATCACCGGCCGGCCGGTGCAGCTCGTGCAACTGGACGACGCATACGACCCGCGCCGCACCGTGGAGAACGTGCACACGCTGATCGAACGCGACAAGGTGGTGGCCCTCACGGGCCTGGCCAGCACGCCGGGCGTGGCCGCGGTGCTGCCGCTGATCGCCGAGCGCAAGGTGCCGCTGTTCGGGGTCTACACGGGTTCGCACCTGCTGCGCCTGGCCCCGAACCCGTACTTCTACACGACCACGGCCACCTACGTGGACGAGGTGAACGAATGCGTTCGGCACCTGCTGACGCTCAAGCGGGAACGCATCGCCGTCGTGTGGCAGAACAACGAGTTCGGCAAGCTGATGCTGCCGCTCGCCGAGAAAGCCATCAAGGACCAAGGCGGCGCGCTGGTGGCCTCGGTGCCGGTGGCCGTGGACGCGTCCGACGCGCTGGCCGCCGCCGCGGCCGTCAACGCGAAGCAGCCGCAAGCGGTGCTGATGCTGTCCATCGCCGGCCCCACCGTGGTGGGCTACGTGAAGGCGCAGCGGGCCATGGGCGCCGCGCCCATCTACACGATCAGCACCGCCCTCGGCGCCCTGCCCGCGCTGGGCGACGAGGCGCGCGGCGTGGCCGTCACGCAGATCGTGCCGTACTGGCGGCAGACCGACCCGCTCGCGCGCGACTACATGGCCGAGACCCAACGCGCGAAGCAGACGCCCAGCTACGGCCACTACGGCGCGTACCTGATGTTCCGCATGCTGTTCGAGGGCCTGCGCCGTGCGGGGCCCGTGGTCACGCCGCAGACGGTGAACCGCGGCATCGAGGGCATCCGCCAGATGAAGGTCGCGACCGGCGACATCTCGTTCAGCCCCACGAACCACCACCCGGGCCGGTTCGTCGAGATGACGATCGTGGGCCCGCGCGGCGTGTTCATCCGCTAG
- a CDS encoding tRNA dihydrouridine synthase, producing MTILLAPMEGLLDFTLRDILTRVGGIDRCVSEFIRVTGTLLPERVFTRVVPELEHGGRTSAGVPVRAQLMGSDAVCLAENAARLASLGPAGVDLNFGCPAKVVNRHGGGAALLADPELLARIVSAVRRAVPPEMPVSAKMRLGIADTARAVECAQAIADAGADELVVHARTKADGYKPPARWECIAGIREAVKVPVVANGEIWNAADAAACRRESGCDDLMVGRGMVSYPGLALAILDPSRPPLEWDALMPLMAEFWDLVSRKIEPRARAGRLKQWLNYLRRHYPEAGEAYLRVRTINDPVQLAEAFFGEALVPA from the coding sequence ATGACCATCCTGCTCGCGCCCATGGAAGGGCTGCTCGACTTCACGCTGCGCGACATCCTCACCCGGGTCGGCGGCATCGACCGCTGTGTTTCCGAGTTCATCCGGGTCACGGGCACGTTGCTGCCCGAGCGGGTGTTCACGCGCGTGGTGCCCGAACTCGAGCACGGCGGGCGCACGTCCGCCGGTGTGCCGGTGCGAGCGCAGCTGATGGGGTCCGACGCGGTGTGCCTCGCCGAAAACGCCGCGCGCCTGGCCTCGCTGGGCCCGGCCGGTGTCGACCTCAACTTCGGCTGCCCGGCCAAGGTGGTGAACCGGCACGGCGGCGGAGCGGCGCTGCTCGCCGATCCCGAGCTGCTCGCGCGCATCGTCTCGGCCGTGCGCCGCGCGGTGCCGCCGGAGATGCCGGTCTCGGCCAAGATGCGGCTGGGCATCGCCGACACGGCCCGCGCCGTCGAATGCGCCCAGGCCATCGCCGACGCGGGCGCCGACGAGCTGGTGGTGCACGCCCGCACGAAGGCAGACGGCTACAAGCCGCCCGCACGCTGGGAGTGCATCGCCGGCATCCGCGAGGCGGTGAAGGTGCCGGTGGTGGCCAACGGCGAGATCTGGAACGCGGCGGACGCCGCCGCGTGCCGGCGCGAGTCGGGCTGTGACGACCTGATGGTGGGGCGCGGCATGGTCTCGTACCCCGGTCTCGCGCTCGCGATCCTCGACCCCTCGCGCCCGCCGCTCGAGTGGGACGCGCTGATGCCGCTGATGGCCGAGTTCTGGGACCTCGTGAGCCGCAAGATCGAACCGCGCGCCCGCGCGGGGCGGCTCAAGCAGTGGCTGAACTACCTGCGCCGGCACTATCCCGAGGCGGGCGAGGCCTACCTGCGGGTGCGCACCATCAACGACCCGGTGCAACTCGCCGAGGCCTTCTTCGGCGAGGCCCTGGTGCCCGCCTAG
- a CDS encoding FKBP-type peptidyl-prolyl cis-trans isomerase produces the protein MKKLLCLAALACTLPFASAQTANGTPAAVAKDKGAVTTASGLVYASIKEGKGPSPAATDTVKVHYRGTFLDGKEFDSSYKRNEPTSFPLNRVIPCWTEGVQRMKVGGKAKLTCPPSIAYGERGAGGVIPPNATLQFEIELLEVAGK, from the coding sequence ATGAAAAAACTGCTCTGCCTCGCCGCCCTCGCCTGCACCCTGCCGTTCGCCTCCGCGCAGACCGCCAACGGCACGCCGGCCGCCGTCGCGAAGGACAAGGGCGCCGTCACCACGGCCAGCGGCCTCGTGTACGCCTCGATCAAGGAGGGCAAGGGCCCGAGCCCGGCCGCCACCGACACGGTCAAGGTGCACTACCGCGGCACCTTCCTCGACGGCAAGGAGTTCGACAGCTCGTACAAGCGCAACGAACCCACCAGCTTCCCGCTGAACCGCGTGATCCCCTGCTGGACCGAGGGCGTGCAGCGCATGAAGGTGGGCGGCAAGGCCAAGCTCACCTGCCCGCCGTCCATCGCCTACGGCGAACGCGGCGCCGGTGGCGTGATCCCGCCGAACGCCACGCTGCAGTTCGAGATCGAACTGCTCGAGGTCGCCGGCAAGTAA
- a CDS encoding Ig-like domain-containing protein produces the protein MTFKRILTTSVVLAAPAFALAAGVSPRFDLASPAGSPFPSDRFTVADFGQKTLRRVKLPLPDCTQLPSDCADVHVINTLDGFNVQPRLTVPFTGAIDPATVTSQTVWLLNLGDTLTGHGFGQKVGINQVVWDVATQVLSFESDEQLQEHTRYVLVVTNGVRDTSGAPIESGAFGKFEAALDAAQARNADLAAYRKLLVDALRSCGTGPRIVAASLFTTQSTTSDLEKIRRQIQRTKPAPVDFQVGQSAAGPVRANFAVADVAAIQWVRQTGTAPAFTTSFVPTPALAVVPGVVGQVAYGTFRSPNYLNADIVLPATPTLTGEPQPLGANTLTAQVFLPAGPRPAAGWPVAIFGHGFSDSVYGGPWTLAAVLASKGIASIGINAVGHGGGPLGTLNVVRNSAGPVSVPAGGRGIDQDHNGTIDATEGLSAVGVNSIVSNRDGLRQTVVDLLQLVRQVQVGVDVDGDGAPDLDANRIYYTGQSLGGIYGTALLAIEPALKAGVPNVAGGSLTEVSRLGLFRPLAGAYLAGRKPSLINLPDPSGIAFFENIPLRNLAPVVNQVPGAIAIQQVFDRNEWVQQSGNPVAYAAALRKRPLAGNAAKPVIVQFALGDVVVPNPANTALVRAGGLADRTTMFRNDLAYGANPAVGKAGHTFLTNLAVPAAAPFALAAQAQIATFFASNGATFIDPDGAGPFFETPASTLPEGLNFIP, from the coding sequence ATGACCTTCAAACGAATCCTCACGACCTCGGTCGTGCTGGCGGCGCCTGCGTTCGCCCTGGCGGCGGGCGTCAGCCCCCGCTTCGACCTCGCGTCGCCCGCCGGCAGCCCGTTCCCCAGCGACCGCTTCACGGTCGCCGACTTCGGCCAGAAGACCCTGCGCCGCGTGAAGCTGCCGCTGCCCGACTGCACCCAGCTGCCGTCCGACTGCGCCGACGTCCACGTGATCAACACGCTGGACGGCTTCAACGTGCAGCCGCGCCTCACGGTGCCGTTCACCGGCGCCATCGACCCCGCCACCGTCACCAGCCAGACCGTGTGGCTGCTCAACCTCGGCGACACGCTGACCGGCCACGGCTTCGGCCAGAAGGTGGGCATCAACCAGGTGGTGTGGGACGTCGCCACGCAGGTGCTGTCGTTCGAGTCGGACGAACAACTCCAGGAACACACCCGCTACGTGCTCGTGGTGACCAATGGCGTGCGCGACACGTCGGGCGCCCCCATCGAATCGGGCGCGTTCGGCAAGTTCGAGGCGGCGCTGGACGCCGCGCAGGCCCGCAACGCCGACCTCGCCGCGTACCGCAAGCTGCTGGTCGACGCGCTGCGCTCGTGCGGCACGGGCCCGCGCATCGTCGCGGCGAGCCTGTTCACCACGCAGAGCACCACGTCCGACCTCGAGAAGATCCGCCGGCAGATCCAGCGCACGAAACCGGCGCCCGTCGATTTCCAGGTCGGCCAGTCGGCCGCCGGCCCGGTGCGCGCGAACTTCGCGGTGGCCGACGTTGCCGCCATCCAGTGGGTTCGCCAGACCGGCACCGCGCCCGCCTTCACCACATCCTTCGTGCCCACGCCCGCGCTGGCCGTGGTGCCCGGCGTCGTCGGGCAGGTCGCCTACGGCACGTTCCGCAGCCCGAACTACCTGAACGCCGACATCGTGCTGCCGGCCACGCCCACGCTCACCGGCGAACCCCAGCCGCTGGGCGCGAACACGCTCACCGCGCAGGTCTTCCTGCCCGCCGGCCCGCGCCCGGCCGCGGGCTGGCCGGTCGCCATCTTCGGGCACGGGTTCAGCGACAGCGTCTACGGCGGTCCGTGGACCCTGGCCGCGGTGCTGGCCTCGAAGGGCATCGCCTCCATCGGCATCAACGCGGTGGGCCACGGAGGCGGGCCGCTCGGCACGCTCAACGTCGTGCGCAACAGCGCGGGTCCGGTGTCCGTGCCCGCGGGCGGCCGCGGCATCGACCAGGACCACAACGGCACCATCGACGCCACCGAGGGCCTGAGCGCCGTCGGCGTCAACAGCATCGTCAGCAACCGCGACGGCCTGCGCCAGACGGTCGTGGACCTGCTGCAGCTCGTGCGCCAGGTGCAGGTGGGTGTGGACGTCGACGGCGACGGCGCCCCGGACCTGGATGCCAACCGCATCTACTACACGGGCCAGTCCCTCGGCGGCATCTACGGCACGGCGCTGCTCGCCATCGAGCCCGCGCTGAAGGCGGGTGTGCCCAACGTCGCGGGCGGCTCGCTCACCGAGGTCTCGCGCCTGGGCCTCTTCCGCCCGCTCGCCGGCGCCTACCTCGCGGGCCGCAAGCCCTCGCTGATCAACCTGCCCGACCCGAGCGGCATCGCGTTCTTCGAGAACATCCCGCTGCGCAACCTGGCGCCGGTGGTGAACCAGGTCCCGGGCGCCATCGCGATCCAGCAGGTGTTCGACCGCAACGAATGGGTGCAGCAGTCGGGCAACCCGGTGGCGTACGCGGCGGCGCTGCGCAAGCGGCCGCTGGCGGGCAACGCCGCGAAACCCGTGATCGTGCAGTTCGCGCTGGGCGACGTCGTGGTGCCGAACCCGGCCAACACCGCCCTCGTGCGCGCGGGGGGTCTCGCCGACCGCACCACGATGTTCCGCAACGACCTGGCGTACGGGGCCAACCCGGCGGTCGGCAAGGCGGGCCACACGTTCCTGACGAACCTCGCCGTGCCGGCGGCCGCACCCTTCGCGCTGGCGGCGCAGGCCCAGATCGCCACGTTCTTCGCATCGAACGGGGCCACGTTCATCGACCCGGACGGTGCGGGGCCGTTCTTCGAGACCCCGGCGTCGACGCTGCCCGAGGGGCTGAACTTCATCCCCTGA
- a CDS encoding penicillin-binding protein 1A, producing MRLSFPLSRRRQRGVAVRSVLLALVALCVAVVMTAVVGATLLYQRQPDLTALTDYRPKQPLRIYTEDGAEIGQFGSERRYLVPISQIPKQMQDAVLAIEDVRFREHIGVDARGVVRAVLTNLWRSRRSQGASTITQQVARTFYLSSRKTYMRKINEMLLAVKIERQLGKDQVLGLYMNQIFLGHRAYGFEAAAQAYFGKTMSALSLAECAMLAGLPQNPIYANPVANFERARQRQRQVLDRMRQAGMITAEEEQAARDEVLHIRTERDTQLHAEHVAEMARQIVFSRYGEAAYTLGLKVTTTLRSDHQQAAYRALRKGMLDFERRQPYRGPEDQEDIPAGLGATDAAVVQLLGDYRDDDDLRVAIVTEASPQQVVATLATGEVIQVRGEGLRAVQAALSSRARASESIRRGSVIRVAQDLATSGQWAVRQWPDVEGAFVAVAPGTGRVRALVGGFDFNRNQFNHASQAWRQPGSTFKPFLYSAALEHGVMPATLINDAPLSLPGDVASSGWDPKNSDGAYEGPMTMRQALAKSKNLVTIRLVKLMGPEAARNWTGRFGFDPAQQPDNLTLALGAGQTTPLQLAAAYGTLANGGYRVEPMLIQRITDAQGNVLFEAPPVEIDESQRSVPARNVFITNSLLNEVTRTGSASRTQAQLKRPDLYGKTGTTNDAVDTWFAGFQPSLVAVVWMGHDNPRSLGAREYGATLSMPVWIDFMSQALKGVPVETPAAPEDVIKIGGDWTYIEWAFGGAKTNVGFDDATESLDAPPSSPAPASAPLPAPAPPPQPVHPTRAPFQTDPT from the coding sequence GTGAGATTGTCCTTTCCCCTTTCCCGGCGGCGCCAGCGGGGTGTCGCCGTCCGCAGTGTCCTGCTGGCCCTCGTGGCCTTGTGCGTGGCGGTCGTGATGACCGCCGTGGTCGGCGCCACCCTGCTGTACCAGCGGCAACCCGACCTCACGGCCCTGACCGACTACCGGCCGAAGCAGCCGCTGCGCATCTACACCGAGGACGGCGCCGAGATCGGCCAGTTCGGCTCCGAGCGGCGCTACCTCGTGCCCATCTCGCAGATCCCGAAGCAGATGCAGGACGCCGTGCTCGCGATCGAGGACGTGCGCTTTCGCGAACACATCGGCGTCGACGCCCGGGGCGTGGTGCGCGCGGTGCTGACGAACCTTTGGCGCTCGCGCCGCAGCCAGGGCGCGTCCACCATCACGCAGCAGGTGGCCCGCACGTTCTACCTCTCGTCGCGCAAGACCTACATGCGCAAGATCAACGAGATGCTGCTCGCGGTGAAGATCGAGCGCCAGCTGGGCAAGGACCAGGTGCTCGGGCTCTACATGAACCAGATCTTCCTCGGGCACCGCGCGTACGGGTTCGAGGCGGCGGCCCAGGCGTACTTCGGCAAGACGATGTCGGCGCTGTCGCTCGCGGAATGCGCGATGCTGGCCGGCCTGCCGCAGAACCCGATCTACGCGAACCCGGTCGCCAACTTCGAGCGCGCGCGCCAGCGGCAGCGGCAGGTGCTCGACCGCATGCGCCAGGCCGGCATGATCACCGCCGAGGAGGAGCAGGCCGCGCGCGACGAGGTGCTGCACATCCGCACCGAGCGCGACACGCAGCTGCACGCCGAACACGTCGCCGAGATGGCCCGGCAGATCGTCTTCTCGCGCTACGGCGAGGCGGCCTACACGCTGGGCCTGAAGGTCACCACCACGCTGCGGTCCGACCACCAGCAGGCCGCCTACCGTGCGCTGCGCAAGGGCATGCTCGACTTCGAGCGCCGCCAGCCGTACCGCGGCCCGGAAGACCAGGAAGACATCCCCGCCGGCCTGGGTGCCACGGATGCGGCGGTGGTCCAGCTGCTCGGCGACTACCGCGACGACGACGACCTGCGCGTGGCCATCGTCACCGAGGCGAGCCCGCAGCAGGTGGTGGCCACGCTCGCCACCGGCGAGGTGATCCAGGTGCGCGGCGAGGGGCTGCGGGCCGTGCAGGCGGCGCTGTCGTCGCGGGCCCGCGCGTCCGAATCGATCCGCCGCGGGTCGGTGATCCGGGTGGCGCAGGACCTCGCCACGAGCGGCCAGTGGGCGGTGCGCCAGTGGCCCGACGTGGAAGGCGCCTTCGTCGCCGTGGCCCCGGGCACGGGCCGCGTGCGGGCGCTGGTGGGCGGCTTCGACTTCAACCGCAACCAGTTCAACCACGCGAGCCAGGCCTGGCGCCAGCCCGGGTCCACGTTCAAGCCCTTCCTGTACTCGGCCGCGCTGGAACACGGCGTGATGCCCGCGACACTGATCAACGATGCGCCGCTCTCGCTGCCGGGCGACGTGGCCTCGTCCGGCTGGGACCCGAAGAACTCCGACGGCGCCTACGAGGGTCCGATGACGATGCGCCAGGCGCTCGCGAAGTCGAAGAACCTCGTGACCATCCGGCTCGTGAAGCTCATGGGCCCCGAAGCGGCGCGCAACTGGACCGGCCGCTTCGGCTTCGACCCCGCCCAGCAGCCCGACAACCTCACGCTGGCCCTCGGCGCCGGGCAGACCACCCCGCTGCAACTGGCCGCGGCCTACGGCACGCTCGCCAACGGCGGCTACCGCGTGGAGCCGATGCTGATCCAGCGCATCACCGACGCCCAGGGCAACGTGCTGTTCGAAGCCCCGCCGGTCGAGATCGACGAGAGCCAGCGGTCGGTGCCCGCACGCAACGTGTTCATCACGAACAGCCTGCTCAACGAGGTGACCCGCACCGGCAGCGCGTCCCGCACCCAGGCCCAGCTCAAGCGGCCGGACCTGTACGGCAAGACCGGCACCACCAACGACGCGGTGGACACCTGGTTCGCCGGCTTCCAGCCGAGCTTGGTGGCCGTGGTGTGGATGGGCCACGACAACCCGCGCAGCCTCGGCGCGCGCGAGTACGGGGCGACGCTGTCGATGCCCGTCTGGATCGACTTCATGTCGCAGGCCCTCAAGGGCGTGCCGGTGGAAACACCCGCGGCGCCCGAGGACGTGATCAAGATCGGTGGCGACTGGACCTACATCGAGTGGGCCTTCGGCGGCGCGAAGACGAACGTGGGCTTCGACGACGCGACCGAATCGCTCGATGCGCCGCCGTCGTCACCCGCACCGGCCTCGGCGCCCTTGCCCGCCCCGGCCCCACCGCCGCAGCCGGTTCATCCCACGCGTGCGCCGTTCCAGACCGATCCCACGTGA
- a CDS encoding acetylornithine transaminase produces MKDHPPPASAPSPFAALMTVTNRPDTVFMRGEGSWLWDDTGRRHLDVVQGWAVNTLGHAPPVIAEALRAQADRVLHIGPGFHNDQAVALANRLVALSGLDRCFFTNSGAEANEGAIKLARKYGRIHRDGAYEIITFTNSFHGRTLATMSASGKPGFDTLFAPQVPGFPKARLNDLASVEALVGPGTVAVMLEPIQGEAGVVEATPAFLQGLRALCDHHGLLLMFDEVQTGVGRTGDWWGHTAPGVRPDVMTLGKGLGGGVPIGALLAREAVCCFAPGDQGGTYNGNALVCAVASAVLGAVAAPGFLENVHARGQQLREGLERIGARLGSGPVRGRGLLLALDLPGAGQASHVAEVLRTRPGDGVLVNAVQPQRLRFVPALNVSGDEVALLLDALDEVLPGA; encoded by the coding sequence ATGAAAGACCACCCTCCCCCCGCCTCCGCGCCGTCCCCATTCGCCGCGCTGATGACCGTAACGAACCGCCCTGACACCGTCTTCATGCGCGGTGAAGGCAGCTGGCTGTGGGACGACACCGGCCGCCGGCACCTCGACGTCGTGCAAGGCTGGGCCGTCAACACGCTGGGCCACGCGCCCCCCGTGATCGCCGAGGCGCTGCGCGCGCAGGCGGACCGGGTGCTGCACATCGGCCCCGGCTTCCACAACGACCAGGCCGTCGCGCTCGCGAACCGGCTCGTGGCCCTGTCGGGCCTCGACCGCTGCTTCTTCACGAACAGCGGGGCCGAGGCCAACGAGGGGGCCATCAAGCTCGCGCGCAAGTACGGGCGGATCCACCGGGACGGTGCCTACGAGATCATCACGTTCACGAACAGCTTCCACGGCCGCACGCTCGCGACGATGAGCGCGAGCGGCAAACCGGGCTTCGACACGCTGTTCGCGCCGCAGGTGCCCGGCTTCCCGAAGGCGCGGCTGAACGACCTCGCGAGCGTCGAGGCACTCGTGGGCCCCGGCACGGTGGCCGTGATGCTCGAACCCATCCAGGGCGAGGCCGGTGTCGTCGAGGCCACGCCGGCGTTCCTTCAGGGGCTGCGCGCGCTATGCGACCACCACGGCCTGCTGCTGATGTTCGACGAGGTGCAGACGGGCGTGGGCCGCACGGGCGACTGGTGGGGGCACACCGCACCGGGCGTGCGGCCGGACGTCATGACCCTCGGCAAGGGGCTGGGCGGCGGCGTGCCGATCGGGGCGCTGCTCGCGCGCGAGGCCGTCTGCTGCTTCGCGCCCGGCGACCAGGGCGGCACCTACAACGGCAACGCGCTCGTGTGTGCGGTGGCGTCCGCGGTGCTCGGGGCCGTCGCGGCGCCCGGCTTCCTCGAGAACGTGCACGCGCGCGGCCAGCAGCTGCGCGAGGGCCTCGAACGGATCGGCGCGCGGCTGGGCAGCGGTCCGGTGCGCGGGCGCGGCCTGCTGCTCGCGCTGGACCTGCCCGGTGCCGGCCAGGCTTCGCACGTCGCGGAGGTGCTGCGCACGCGGCCCGGGGACGGGGTGCTCGTCAACGCGGTGCAGCCGCAGCGGTTGCGCTTCGTGCCGGCGCTCAACGTGAGCGGGGACGAGGTGGCGCTGCTGCTGGACGCACTGGACGAGGTGCTGCCGGGCGCCTGA
- a CDS encoding GNAT family N-acetyltransferase, with product MSDTSLPLHIGPACLGDARAIAEVHVRSWQQAYRHMLPSNYLSLLSVERREAMWLASMTQRRPELVVAHEGPDLVGFVAFGPSRDGDADDGAAEVWAFYVEPAYWSRGVGLALWNEALERMADDGARSVTLWVIEHNERALRFYRRAGFEADAGPRKVVNVGGVQLREVRQVLRLSPAAA from the coding sequence ATGTCCGACACCAGCCTGCCCCTCCACATCGGCCCGGCCTGCCTGGGCGACGCCCGCGCCATCGCGGAGGTGCACGTGCGCTCGTGGCAGCAGGCCTACCGGCACATGCTGCCGTCCAACTACCTGTCGCTGCTGTCGGTCGAGCGCCGCGAGGCCATGTGGCTCGCGTCCATGACCCAGCGGCGTCCCGAACTGGTGGTGGCCCACGAGGGGCCCGACCTCGTCGGGTTCGTGGCCTTCGGCCCGTCCCGCGACGGCGATGCCGACGACGGCGCCGCCGAAGTCTGGGCGTTCTACGTGGAGCCGGCCTACTGGTCGCGCGGCGTGGGCCTCGCCTTGTGGAACGAGGCCCTCGAGCGCATGGCCGACGACGGCGCGCGGTCCGTCACGCTGTGGGTCATCGAGCACAACGAACGCGCGCTGAGGTTCTACCGCCGCGCGGGCTTCGAGGCCGACGCCGGTCCGCGCAAGGTCGTCAACGTGGGCGGGGTCCAGTTGCGGGAGGTGCGGCAGGTGCTGCGCCTGTCGCCCGCCGCGGCCTGA